A genome region from Brassica oleracea var. oleracea cultivar TO1000 chromosome C2, BOL, whole genome shotgun sequence includes the following:
- the LOC106324487 gene encoding uncharacterized protein LOC106324487, with translation MTKKRLATDASLPKISPGPPLNETRVTEADLWNLKQAPFEPLRAHINKFMEIKARILHPNEAVALAALKNGVWFSSKFREKMAVRAPISLDDAQHRPSYFATHEEEVTTLKEQYIANKNNVAKKNIAPKEPATKGKHSYAINNSPQNKSSTYDPNKHCAFNDRKGHSTEECRAALRSQNENKKTSEDTEEEEEEPATPKSNQKAKGSLNKRSRETEPESPSSPPPMLKTRVDMISWGSESHTPNRIEGQTEGRENPQLQAKAEDGHNPRTARKTDCPTNSEERQHANP, from the exons ATGACCAAAAAAAGACTGGCTACTGACGCTTCTTTGCCAAAAATCTCACCGGGACCGCCCTTGAATG AAACAAGGGTAACCGAGGCAGACCTCTGGAATCTCAAGCAAGCGCCATTCGAGCCATTAAGAGCGCACATAAACAAGTTCATGGAAATCAAAGCCAGGATCTTGCACCCAAACGAAGCCGTGGCCCTGGCGGCGTTAAAGAACGGCGTCTGGTTCTCATCCAAATTCAGGGAAAAAATGGCAGTGCGGGCACCAATCTCGTTGGACGATGCCCAACACCGACCTTCTTATTTCGCAACTCACGAAGAGGAGGTCACAACCTTAAAGGAACAGTACATCGCAAACAAAAATAACGTCGCCAAAAAGAATATTGCTCCTAAAGAACCAGCAACTAAAGGGAAACACTCCTATGCGATAAACAATTCGCCGCAAAATAAATCATCAACGTACGACCCCAACAAACATTGTGCCTTCAATGACCGAAAAGGTCATTCGACCGAGGAATGTCGAGCGGCACTTCGCAGTCAAAACGAAAATAAAAAGACCAGCGAGGATACCGAAGAAGAAGAGGAAGAGCCAGCGACTCCAAAATCTAATCAAAAAGCTAAAGGCTCTTTGAATAAAAGAAGCAGGGAAACCGAGCCAGAGTCGCCTAGCTCTCCACCCCCAATGCTAAAGACAAGAGTCGACATGATCTCATGGGGGTCAGAAAGCCATACACCTAACAGAATCGAGGGACAAACCGAAGGAAGA GAAAACCCTCAACTTCAAGCGAAAGCAGAAGATGGCCATAATCCACGAACTGCTAGAAAGACCGATTGCCCCACAAATTCAGAAGAAAGACAGCATGCGAACCCTTAA
- the LOC106326284 gene encoding uncharacterized protein LOC106326284: MADTQNTIFVFQPDQQNLAPQPLTPFSAVTPHRATASRARRLISTTTLEMILEEDTSPEEDRPSTVAEMDTLAVFPATSCFLMANKQVAFMLYGSCKCP, encoded by the coding sequence ATGGCTGATACCCAAAATACCATTTTCGTCTTCCAACCTGACCAGCAGAATCTGGCACCTCAACCTCTGACTCCATTCTCTGCCGTGACTCCTCACCGTGCTACAGCCTCACGAGCACGCCGCCTCATCTCTACCACAACCCTCGAAATGATTCTTGAGGAAGATACCTCACCGGAAGAAGATCGTCCTAGCACTGTCGCTGAGATGGATACTCTTGCGGTATTCCCGGCGACATCTTGTTTCTTGATGGCCAATAAACAAGTCGCTTTCATGTTATACGGAAGCTGCAAGTGCCCTTGA
- the LOC106324789 gene encoding PHD finger protein ALFIN-LIKE 4-like → MNGDGAYNPRTVEEVFRDYNGRRNGMIKALTTDVHEFHRLCDPEKENLCLYGLPSEDWEVNLPAEEVPPELPEPVLGINFARNGMLEKDWLSLVAVHSDAWLIAVAFFFGARFGFDKADRKRLFNMVNDLPSVFEVVVEFAAKKQSKEKSSVSNNSSNRSKSNSKRGGSEAGPEPKEEEVEEEESDDDEEEGDTECGACGETYAPDEFWICCDMCENWFHGKCVKITPARAEHIKQYKCPSCSNNKRGRS, encoded by the exons ATGAACGGAGATGGCGCGTACAACCCACGCACTGTGGAGGAGGTTTTCAGAGATTATAATGGGCGTAGGAATGGCATGATTAAGGCTTTAACGACCG ATGTTCATGAGTTCCACCGCCTTTGTGATCCCG AGAAAGAGAACTTGTGCCTTTATGGGCTCCCTAGTGAGGACTGGGAAGTGAATCTACCAGCTGAAGAGGTTCCCCCGGAGCTCCCAGAGCCTGTCTTGGGTATCAACTTCGCCCGGAACGGGATGCTGGAGAAGGACTGGCTCTCCCTCGTTGCTGTCCACAGTGACGCATGGCTTATCGCAGTTGCTTTCTTTTTCGGAGCCAGGTTTGGCTTTGACAAAGCTGATAG GAAACGCCTCTTCAATATGGTGAACGACCTCCCATCGGTTTTCGAGGTTGTGGTTGAATTTGCTGCTAAGAAACAGTCAAAGGAGAAATCCTCTGTTTCCAACAACAGCAGCAACAGATCCAAATCAAACTCCAAG CGAGGAGGATCAGAGGCTGGGCCAGAGCCCAAAGAGGAAGAGGTGGAGGAAGAGGAGAGTGATGATGATGAGGAGGAAGGTGATACAGAGTGTGGGGCATGTGGTGAGACCTATGCACCTGATGAGTTCTGGATCTGCTGTGACATGTGTGAGAATTGGTTCCATGGGAAGTGCGTGAAGATAACGCCGGCCAGGGCTGAGCACATCAAGCAGTATAAGTGCCCGTCTTGCAGCAACAACAAGAGGGGTCGTTCCTAA
- the LOC106324712 gene encoding probable 28S rRNA (cytosine-C(5))-methyltransferase produces MARHKSNAPPKVTRQPRKQQQSSGAERSALYARREAAKILHTVLRGDAERRAVASIKSLVFSPSVRNKRGTFALVCETLKYLNVIKDVLGIANVLNSKWKRQEPLVYIICYDILFGKETPSIGDAEKFLVRRKDALLSGLATLLVRKRVKSVGELLDLSQLNGHIKPRYVRVNTLKMDVDSAVKELEKLYKVQKDDTVPDLLVMPPGSDLHAHPLVMNGRIFLQGKGSSMVAAALQPEAGWEVIDACSAPGNKTVHLASLMKGQGKIIACELNEERVKRLEQTIKLSGATNIEVFHGDFLSLNPEDPSFAKVRAILLDPSCSGSGTITDRLDHLLPSHSADNTNYDSIRLHKLAVFQKKALAHALSFPQVERVVYSTCSIHQIENEDVVSSVLPLASSLGFKLATPFPQWQRRGLPVFAGSEHLLRMDPVEDKEGFFIALFTKTNNLDNPKASELPEGECRRRHKRFYPFLWPKVFFRAWNGRLHGSRR; encoded by the exons ATGGCGCGTCACAAATCAAACGCGCCGCCGAAAGTCACACGACAGCCGCGGAAACAGCAACAATCCTCCGGCGCCGAGAGATCAGCTTTGTACGCCAGGAGGGAAGCTGCCAAAATCCTCCACACCGTTCTCCGAGGCGACGCAGAGCGCCGAGCCGTCGCTTCGATAAAGTCACTCGTCTTCAGCCCTTCCGTACGCAACAAACGCGGCACCTTCGCTCTCGTCTGCGAGACGCTAAAGT ATCTTAATGTGATAAAGGATGTTCTTGGAATCGCTAACGTGTTGAATAGCAAATGGAAG AGGCAAGAGCCATTGGTCTACATCATTTGCTATGATATCCTTTTCGGCAAG GAGACTCCATCGATTGGTGATGCTGAGAAGTTTCTTGTGCGGCGTAAAGATGCTCTACTGTCAGGTTTAGCCACGCTTCTTGTGAGGAAGAGAGTTAAAAGCGTTGGAGAGTTGTTGGATCTTTCTCAGCTTAATG GTCATATAAAGCCACGTTATGTTCGTGTAAATACACTTAAGATGGATGTAGATTCAGCAGTGAAGGAGCTGGAGAAACTGTATAAG GTGCAGAAGGATGACACAGTTCCTGACTTGTTGGTGATGCCACCCGGCAGCGATCTGCATGCTCATCCTTTGGTTATGAATGGGCGTATATTTTTGCAG GGAAAGGGAAGTTCAATGGTAGCAGCAGCACTGCAGCCAGAAGCAGGATGGGAG GTTATTGATGCCTGTTCAGCTCCAGGTAACAAAACTGTTCATCTTGCTTCTCTTATGAAAGGACAAGGAAAAATCATAGCGTGCGAGCTAAATGAAGAACGAGTAAAGCGTTTGGAACAGACTATTAAGCTGTCTGGTGCTACCA ATATTGAAGTCTTTCATGGTGATTTTCTGAGTCTAAATCCGGAAGATCCTTCTTTTGCAAAG GTTCGAGCTATATTGTTGGATCCTTCATGCTCTGGCTCTGGAACCATTACAGATCGTCTGGACCATCTCCTTCCTTCTCATTCAGCAG ATAACACGAACTATGACTCCATAAGACTCCACAAACTCGCTGTTTTCCAGAAGAAGGCTCTGGCCCATGCACTCTCCT TTCCACAGGTTGAGAGAGTAGTATACAGCACATGCTCAATCCACCAGATAGAAAACGAAGATGTGGTCTCATCTGTATTACCTCTGGCTTCATCCTTGGGCTTCAAACTCGCTACCCCTTTTCCTCAGTGGCAGCGTCGTGGTCTCCCTGTATTCGCTGGAT CTGAACATTTACTCAGGATGGATCCGGTTGAGGACAAAGAAGGGTTCTTCATCGCTTTGTTCACCAAGACAAACAACCTTGATAATCCAAAAGCGTCTGAGCTTCCTGAAGGAGAGTGTAGACGAAGACACAAACGGTTTTATCCATTTCTTTGGCCCAAAGTGTTCTTCAGAGCTTGGAATGGGAGGTTGCACGGGTCCAGGAGGTGA
- the LOC106326804 gene encoding elongation factor 2-like → MSVIAHVDHGKSTLTDSLVAAAGIIAQEVAGDVRMTDTRADEAERGITIKSTGISLYYEMTNASLKSFTGARDGNEYLDT, encoded by the exons ATGTCCGTTATTGCCCATGTCGACCATG GTAAATCCACCCTGACAGACTCCTTGGTTGCTGCTGCTGGTATCATTGCGCAAGAAGTTGCTGGTGATGTCCGTATGACTGATACTCGTGCTGACGAGGCTGAACGTGGCATCACCATCAAGTCCACGGGTATTTCTCTCTACTACGAGATGACCAATGCTTCCTTGAAGAGCTTCACTGGCGCCAGAGATGGGAACGAGTACCTGGACACCTAA